The Acidicapsa acidisoli genome window below encodes:
- a CDS encoding response regulator, with protein sequence MNRLGRILMVEDDPKDVELSLTALEDYNLANEVIVTRDGAEALDYLYCRGEYETRPGGNPAVMLLDLKLPKVDGLEVLRQIKSDEKLRMIPVVVLTSSKEEKDMVASYRLGVNAYVVKPVDFHEFVNAIKELGVFWAVINEPPPGSVRK encoded by the coding sequence ATGAACAGGCTGGGGCGCATCTTAATGGTTGAAGACGATCCCAAAGACGTGGAACTTTCTCTCACGGCGCTTGAGGATTATAACCTCGCCAATGAAGTGATTGTTACTCGCGACGGCGCAGAAGCCCTCGATTACCTGTATTGCCGCGGGGAATATGAGACGCGCCCCGGCGGCAACCCGGCCGTCATGCTTCTGGATCTGAAACTGCCCAAGGTCGACGGGTTGGAGGTATTGAGGCAGATTAAGTCCGATGAGAAGCTGAGAATGATTCCCGTAGTTGTGCTCACCTCATCGAAAGAGGAAAAGGACATGGTGGCAAGCTACAGACTCGGAGTGAATGCGTATGTGGTCAAGCCAGTTGACTTTCATGAGTTTGTGAACGCGATTAAAGAACTGGGCGTGTTTTGGGCAGTGATTAACGAGCCGCCGCCGGGCAGCGTAAGGAAGTGA
- a CDS encoding DUF3034 family protein: MANKLIMKKAVMFSLASLVLIAVTGVARAQNLTLEGQTGGFITPTAYVVQSAKGSVFSRPSLGFHYVEAGSVIGNIYTGSITEGIANRAEVGYTRSAHTNGDNPYFSSLWEYSGMNVFHGKGVVVKEDSFGGKWMPGVAAGFVVRTGDHFVTGAIDSKTYTNGDVYVSATKTMADVHVPLLLNLGWKATNASIYGIGGQATRFGGRLFGGVGFPLPGPWGTAIVPAAGFTQEPPHVKNLAALVPGGGHIPTTLDYAVRITQREHPRFSFDVGVGQVAGQIGYTELPTPLGPAVVPVNLDARKVFGIGASYKF; the protein is encoded by the coding sequence GTGGCCAACAAATTGATTATGAAAAAGGCAGTGATGTTTTCCCTGGCATCGCTTGTGTTGATTGCAGTTACGGGCGTAGCGCGAGCGCAGAATCTGACGCTGGAGGGCCAGACGGGCGGATTCATCACGCCGACGGCGTACGTGGTGCAGTCGGCCAAAGGCTCTGTGTTTTCCCGTCCGTCGCTGGGATTTCATTATGTGGAAGCCGGAAGCGTGATTGGGAATATTTATACCGGCAGCATTACTGAGGGTATAGCGAATCGGGCGGAGGTTGGATACACGCGCAGCGCGCATACGAACGGCGACAATCCCTACTTCAGCAGCCTGTGGGAGTATAGCGGGATGAATGTCTTTCACGGCAAAGGGGTGGTGGTGAAGGAGGACTCCTTTGGCGGCAAGTGGATGCCGGGAGTGGCTGCTGGATTTGTGGTGCGGACGGGCGACCATTTTGTTACGGGTGCGATCGACAGCAAGACGTATACCAATGGCGATGTGTATGTTTCGGCGACGAAGACGATGGCGGATGTGCATGTGCCGCTGTTGCTGAATCTTGGCTGGAAGGCGACGAACGCTTCGATTTACGGCATTGGCGGACAGGCGACTCGCTTTGGCGGACGGCTGTTTGGCGGGGTTGGATTTCCGCTGCCGGGGCCGTGGGGTACTGCGATTGTTCCGGCGGCCGGGTTTACGCAGGAGCCTCCGCATGTGAAGAACTTGGCGGCGCTGGTGCCGGGCGGTGGGCATATTCCGACAACGCTGGATTATGCGGTGCGGATTACGCAGCGGGAGCATCCGCGCTTCAGTTTCGATGTAGGCGTCGGGCAGGTGGCGGGACAGATCGGATATACGGAGCTGCCGACGCCGCTCGGGCCGGCGGTGGTTCCGGTGAATCTGGATGCCCGGAAGGTGTTTGGGATTGGGGCTAGTTACAAGTTCTGA
- a CDS encoding PQQ-binding-like beta-propeller repeat protein codes for MLSGDSRSLLRFAHGVVCCLCLLACLVAPLVVSAQVDVLTQHNDEGRTGANLKETVLKPANVDARHFGMLFKRIVDDQLYTQPLVATNVKIGGGWHDVVIVTTVNNSVYAFDANDAQATLPLWHVNFGTPADLHDADFGCLDINGKMGVIGTPVINAEKTTLYIVALTKARDGFEQRLHALDLSTGADLPNSPVTIEAPGFDALMQNQRPALLLSGGSVYVGYASHCDKEPYHGYLLGYDAASLKQIGVFNTSPDGEGASIWQSGQAPAVDDKGNIYVVTGNGSWNGTTQLSESFLRLDPRLHLLDWFTPTNHFQLDKDDNDLDSSGATLIPGTHLVIGGGKEGVLYVIDREHLGHLGDEHAVQHFQATGSHLHSIVYWKSAKNGELLYLWGQRDKERVYRFHGGKLDETPFMTRPERNEGHPGAMLSLSANGERDGILWAAIHASGDSWHESRPGILHAYDADDIQHELWNSLEKPERDDCNNYSKMAPPTVANGKVYLASFGTENTGTGQFCVYGLLPNGPAPDAPAKIQATVRGRFVDVSWSPVARATTYTLEATQDGASRIVASGLTRPSFTEAAAEKGTTQYVVMAVNGNGQSVRSGIASVTISKVPAPRMIMH; via the coding sequence ATGCTGTCTGGCGATTCGCGAAGCCTGCTTCGCTTTGCGCATGGTGTGGTTTGTTGCTTATGCCTGCTTGCGTGTCTGGTTGCGCCGCTCGTGGTTTCTGCTCAGGTGGATGTTCTGACGCAGCACAACGACGAGGGGCGCACCGGGGCAAACCTCAAAGAAACGGTGCTGAAACCGGCGAACGTGGATGCCAGGCACTTCGGCATGCTCTTCAAGCGAATCGTTGACGATCAGCTTTATACGCAGCCGTTGGTGGCCACAAATGTGAAGATTGGCGGCGGATGGCATGACGTTGTGATCGTGACAACAGTGAACAACAGTGTGTATGCCTTCGATGCGAATGACGCACAGGCCACTTTGCCGCTATGGCATGTGAACTTCGGGACTCCCGCGGACCTGCATGATGCCGACTTTGGGTGCCTCGATATCAACGGCAAGATGGGCGTTATCGGCACTCCGGTTATCAACGCCGAGAAGACGACGTTGTATATCGTTGCTTTGACCAAGGCTAGAGACGGCTTCGAACAGCGTCTTCACGCGCTCGATCTGTCCACGGGAGCTGATCTGCCGAATAGCCCTGTGACGATTGAGGCTCCTGGCTTTGATGCGCTGATGCAGAATCAGCGGCCGGCTCTGCTGCTCTCTGGCGGTAGTGTGTATGTGGGCTATGCTTCCCATTGCGACAAAGAGCCGTATCACGGATATCTGCTGGGCTACGATGCGGCTTCGCTCAAGCAGATCGGTGTCTTCAATACTTCGCCGGATGGGGAGGGCGCAAGCATCTGGCAATCGGGTCAGGCGCCGGCGGTGGATGACAAGGGCAATATCTATGTCGTGACGGGGAACGGAAGCTGGAATGGGACGACGCAGTTGAGCGAGAGCTTTCTCCGGCTCGATCCAAGGCTGCATCTGCTGGATTGGTTTACGCCGACCAATCATTTTCAACTGGACAAGGATGACAATGATCTCGACTCCTCAGGCGCGACGCTGATTCCGGGTACGCATCTTGTCATCGGAGGCGGCAAGGAGGGTGTGTTGTACGTGATCGACAGAGAGCATTTGGGCCATCTGGGCGATGAGCATGCCGTGCAGCACTTTCAGGCGACAGGTTCGCATCTGCACAGCATCGTTTACTGGAAGAGCGCGAAGAATGGCGAGCTGTTGTATCTCTGGGGTCAGCGGGACAAAGAGCGGGTGTACCGGTTTCACGGCGGGAAGCTGGATGAGACGCCGTTCATGACCAGGCCGGAGAGGAATGAGGGGCATCCGGGGGCGATGTTATCGCTATCCGCGAACGGGGAGAGGGATGGAATCCTCTGGGCTGCGATTCATGCCTCGGGCGACTCCTGGCACGAGTCACGGCCCGGCATTCTGCATGCGTATGATGCGGACGATATCCAGCATGAGCTTTGGAATTCGCTGGAGAAACCGGAGCGGGATGATTGCAACAACTACTCGAAGATGGCTCCTCCGACGGTTGCGAATGGGAAGGTTTATCTCGCCAGTTTTGGCACGGAGAACACAGGGACCGGGCAGTTCTGCGTCTATGGTTTGTTGCCGAACGGGCCCGCTCCGGATGCGCCAGCAAAGATTCAAGCGACGGTACGAGGCAGGTTTGTTGATGTGTCGTGGAGTCCCGTGGCGCGGGCCACGACGTATACGCTGGAGGCTACGCAAGACGGTGCGTCACGCATTGTTGCGTCGGGTTTGACGCGTCCAAGCTTTACAGAGGCGGCGGCAGAGAAGGGAACCACGCAGTATGTCGTGATGGCGGTGAATGGGAATGGGCAGAGCGTTCGCTCTGGGATTGCCAGCGTGACGATCAGTAAGGTGCCTGCACCACGCATGATCATGCATTGA
- a CDS encoding PAS domain S-box protein has protein sequence MPHPLRILSIEDDPKDTKLIQDLLEAEGVVCEVTRVETEAALLVSFEQGGIDLILADYTLPSFDGISALKIAMNACPEVPFIFVTGTLGEEVAIEALKTGATDYVLKTRLSRLVPSVQRALREAKQRAEQKQAEDRLRRVINTIPAHVWSTLPDGSTDFVNQRLLEFTGVPIEDMVGWGWKVIVHPDDLPGAIAAWRTSLTVGEPTELELRLRRADGEYLWFLVRRVPLRDDTGHIVKWYATGIEIEDRKQTEDRLRRSEAYLAEAQHLTRTGSFGWKVSSGTILWSEETYKIFGVDSSSKPALELIAERTHPDDREHVERVIYEASHGGTTMDVQHRLLMPDGAVKHLHVVAHAVTDSSGEVEFVGAVTDITREKQAEDALRKSEEQWRDVFEHNPTMYFMVDAGGQIMAINPFGAEQLGYKIAELVGQPVLSVFCDEDREAIQQNLAGCLAHLGEARNWEARKVRKDGKALRVRETAKAVARESGPIVLIACEDITEQRRAEEELRKAQSDLARVNRVTTMGELTASLAHEVNQPIAAAVTNAYACLRWLASDSPDLEEARGAAMRIVKCGQHAGEIVSRIRLFFVKSSPVREPIAMNEFIREMIVLLRNEAARFSISIRTDLAKDLPVVMGDRVQLQQVLMNLMVNGIDAMKDVDRRRELTIRSRRAEDGQLLITVDDTGVGLPEQETSLIFNAFFTTKAHGTGMGLRISRSIIENHGGRLWAAGNSPCGARFCFTLPAQPMQTTERSPESHEVLT, from the coding sequence ATGCCGCACCCATTGCGGATTCTATCGATTGAAGATGATCCTAAAGACACGAAGCTGATTCAGGATCTGCTTGAGGCGGAAGGCGTCGTCTGCGAAGTAACACGAGTCGAGACTGAGGCTGCGCTGCTCGTTTCCTTTGAGCAAGGCGGAATCGATCTGATTCTGGCGGATTACACGCTTCCCTCCTTCGACGGCATCTCCGCGTTGAAGATCGCAATGAACGCGTGTCCGGAGGTTCCGTTCATTTTTGTTACCGGAACGCTCGGTGAAGAGGTTGCAATCGAAGCGCTCAAAACCGGCGCAACGGATTATGTTCTGAAGACGCGTTTATCGCGGCTTGTGCCGTCGGTGCAACGTGCGCTGCGCGAAGCCAAACAAAGGGCCGAACAGAAGCAGGCCGAGGATCGGCTTCGCAGGGTTATCAACACAATTCCGGCCCATGTCTGGAGTACTCTGCCGGATGGCTCCACTGATTTCGTCAATCAACGTCTGCTGGAGTTCACCGGAGTTCCGATAGAGGACATGGTGGGCTGGGGTTGGAAAGTTATTGTTCATCCGGATGATCTGCCAGGAGCCATCGCCGCATGGCGCACTTCTCTGACGGTTGGAGAACCGACGGAACTTGAATTGCGCCTGCGGAGGGCTGACGGAGAGTATCTTTGGTTTCTTGTCCGCAGAGTTCCGCTGCGCGACGACACGGGACACATCGTCAAGTGGTATGCAACGGGTATTGAAATCGAGGACCGAAAGCAGACCGAGGACCGGCTGCGGAGGAGTGAAGCATATCTGGCGGAAGCACAGCACCTGACTCGGACTGGCAGCTTTGGATGGAAGGTTTCTTCTGGCACGATCCTATGGTCCGAGGAGACTTACAAGATCTTTGGAGTCGATAGTTCAAGCAAGCCGGCGCTGGAGTTAATCGCTGAACGCACGCATCCGGACGACAGGGAACATGTCGAGAGGGTGATCTACGAGGCATCGCATGGCGGTACAACGATGGATGTGCAGCATCGTTTGCTGATGCCGGACGGTGCGGTCAAGCACCTTCATGTTGTCGCTCATGCGGTCACGGATTCCTCTGGCGAGGTTGAATTTGTCGGGGCGGTAACCGACATTACACGGGAAAAACAGGCTGAGGATGCGTTGCGGAAGAGCGAGGAGCAGTGGCGGGATGTCTTTGAACACAATCCGACGATGTACTTCATGGTGGATGCCGGCGGTCAGATTATGGCTATCAATCCATTTGGGGCCGAACAGCTTGGCTACAAGATCGCCGAGTTGGTCGGTCAGCCGGTTCTGAGCGTTTTTTGCGATGAGGATCGCGAGGCGATTCAGCAGAATCTGGCTGGATGCCTGGCGCATCTCGGCGAGGCCAGAAACTGGGAGGCCCGCAAGGTCCGCAAGGACGGCAAGGCGCTTCGCGTTCGCGAGACGGCTAAGGCTGTGGCGCGGGAGAGCGGTCCGATCGTCCTGATCGCATGCGAAGACATCACGGAACAGAGGAGAGCTGAGGAAGAACTGCGGAAGGCGCAATCGGATCTCGCGCGCGTCAACCGTGTAACGACGATGGGAGAACTGACCGCGTCCCTGGCGCACGAGGTGAACCAGCCGATTGCGGCGGCCGTTACCAATGCCTACGCCTGCCTGCGATGGCTGGCGAGTGATTCTCCGGATCTCGAAGAGGCCCGGGGTGCGGCGATGAGAATCGTGAAGTGCGGGCAGCATGCCGGGGAGATCGTCAGCCGGATCCGGCTCTTCTTTGTGAAGAGTTCGCCGGTTCGGGAGCCGATTGCGATGAACGAATTCATACGCGAGATGATCGTTTTGCTTCGGAATGAAGCTGCGCGATTTTCGATATCGATTCGCACCGATCTCGCCAAGGACCTTCCCGTGGTTATGGGAGACAGGGTGCAGTTGCAGCAGGTGTTGATGAACCTTATGGTAAACGGGATCGACGCGATGAAAGATGTGGATCGGAGACGAGAACTGACGATCCGCTCGCGGCGAGCGGAGGACGGGCAATTGCTGATCACGGTCGACGATACGGGGGTGGGTCTGCCCGAGCAGGAGACGAGCCTGATCTTCAATGCTTTTTTTACTACGAAGGCTCACGGCACAGGGATGGGGCTTCGCATCAGCCGCTCCATTATTGAGAATCATGGCGGCCGATTGTGGGCGGCAGGAAACTCTCCTTGTGGAGCGAGGTTCTGCTTCACGCTGCCCGCGCAGCCCATGCAGACGACCGAGAGGAGTCCGGAATCGCATGAGGTCCTCACGTAA
- the ychF gene encoding redox-regulated ATPase YchF, whose translation MGFNCGIVGLPNVGKSTLFNALTETAAAEAANYPFCTIEPNVGRVAVPDARLDVLAKLADSQKIIPTQLEFVDIAGLVRGASRGEGLGNKFLAHIREVDAIAHVLRCFEDGNVTHVEGSVDPVRDAETVETELMLADLDSLERRVTAAQKKAKGGDPETKAQLPVMEMALEALRAGKSARTIAPELSHDQYKILHQLGLITSKPVLYVCNVEEGSAGTGNAYSAKVAEFAKSLGAVSVVISAAIEAEVSQLGEPAEKKEFLESLGLEETGLARVIRAGYGLLGLLTFFTVGPKEAHAWTVEKGSKAPQAAGAIHSDFEKGFIRAETIAYEDFVAAGSEGAVKEAGRMRLEGSDYLVQDGDIFHFRFKA comes from the coding sequence ATGGGATTCAATTGCGGAATTGTCGGTTTGCCGAATGTGGGCAAGTCCACGTTGTTTAATGCGCTCACCGAGACCGCTGCGGCTGAGGCCGCCAACTACCCTTTTTGCACCATCGAGCCGAATGTGGGCCGCGTGGCTGTGCCGGATGCGCGGCTGGATGTGCTCGCGAAACTGGCGGACTCGCAGAAGATTATTCCGACACAGCTTGAGTTTGTGGATATTGCCGGGTTGGTGCGTGGGGCTTCGCGTGGTGAGGGGCTGGGGAATAAATTTCTGGCGCATATTCGCGAGGTGGATGCGATTGCGCATGTGTTGCGTTGTTTTGAGGACGGCAATGTGACCCATGTGGAGGGTTCGGTCGATCCGGTGCGGGACGCGGAGACGGTGGAGACGGAGCTGATGCTTGCCGATCTGGACAGTCTCGAACGGCGCGTGACGGCGGCGCAGAAGAAGGCCAAGGGTGGCGATCCAGAGACGAAGGCGCAGTTGCCGGTGATGGAGATGGCGCTGGAGGCGCTGCGGGCAGGGAAGTCGGCGCGGACGATTGCGCCGGAGCTTTCTCATGACCAGTATAAGATTTTGCATCAACTGGGTCTGATTACTTCGAAGCCGGTGCTGTATGTCTGCAACGTCGAGGAAGGCTCGGCGGGGACGGGCAATGCGTATTCGGCGAAGGTTGCGGAGTTTGCGAAGTCGCTGGGTGCGGTTTCGGTCGTGATTTCGGCGGCGATTGAGGCTGAGGTTTCACAGCTTGGCGAACCGGCGGAGAAGAAGGAATTTCTGGAGTCGCTGGGGTTGGAAGAGACGGGCTTGGCACGGGTGATTCGGGCCGGGTATGGGTTGTTGGGGCTGCTGACGTTCTTCACGGTCGGTCCGAAGGAAGCTCATGCGTGGACGGTGGAAAAAGGCTCGAAGGCACCGCAGGCCGCGGGGGCGATTCACTCCGATTTTGAAAAGGGGTTCATTCGCGCGGAGACGATTGCCTATGAGGACTTTGTCGCGGCTGGTTCCGAGGGTGCTGTGAAGGAAGCGGGCAGGATGCGGCTTGAGGGCAGCGACTACCTGGTGCAGGATGGCGATATCTTCCATTTCCGCTTCAAGGCGTGA
- the tmk gene encoding dTMP kinase, whose product MAAESKRGFFLTFEGLDGSGKTTQIKRLTAWLAEQELPHVTTRQPGGTATGDRIRNLLLDSKSAHLAPHTELAMMFADRAQAIHEVIDPALAAGQIVVCDRFTDSTEAYQGGGRELGSEIVLELHRLICGNLQPDLTILLLPDLTASLKRARKRNTREKTSNGGDESRFENEQNPFFERVYEKYLEIAAREPERVVVIDGDLSIDRVHQQVINAVAARLGPFDQWQARHKTSA is encoded by the coding sequence ATGGCAGCGGAATCGAAACGGGGCTTTTTTCTCACCTTCGAAGGGCTCGACGGCTCCGGCAAGACCACGCAAATCAAGCGTTTAACCGCATGGCTCGCCGAACAGGAGCTGCCACATGTCACCACCCGCCAGCCCGGCGGCACCGCAACCGGCGACCGCATCCGCAATCTCCTGCTCGACTCGAAATCCGCCCACCTGGCCCCGCATACCGAACTTGCGATGATGTTCGCCGACCGCGCCCAGGCCATCCACGAAGTCATCGACCCCGCCCTCGCCGCCGGGCAGATCGTAGTCTGCGACCGCTTCACCGACTCCACCGAAGCCTACCAGGGCGGAGGCCGCGAGCTCGGCTCCGAAATCGTGCTCGAACTCCACAGGCTCATTTGCGGCAATCTGCAGCCCGATCTCACCATCCTGCTTCTGCCCGATCTCACTGCGTCCCTGAAGCGCGCCCGAAAGCGCAACACACGCGAAAAAACCTCGAACGGGGGCGACGAAAGCCGCTTCGAAAACGAACAGAACCCCTTCTTCGAGCGAGTCTACGAGAAATATCTCGAAATCGCCGCACGCGAGCCTGAGCGTGTCGTCGTAATCGATGGCGACCTGTCGATAGATCGGGTCCACCAGCAGGTTATAAACGCAGTAGCTGCACGATTGGGACCATTTGACCAATGGCAGGCACGACACAAGACGTCAGCGTGA
- a CDS encoding sensor histidine kinase produces MALILARPNLQLQFARSPVLRYGLAVTSFVIVLSLALLAQRYGFHNVEVPLFLFAIAVTVWYAGAGPAILAVVLSSLAFDYFFTEPRYSLYVKSSEIPYYAVYILFALLLVWFSAVRRRVEQQLLESRDELQREVTIRTQQASLLNLTHDTIFVRDMSNVISYWNRGAEELYGWRAEEAIGKESYQLLLTEFPVPIEEIRTELLRTGRWEGELRKSKADGSKVVVASRWSLRQDEQGRPVAILETNNDITERKRREEDIQSLNQELAMRSTELESINKELEAFAYSISHDLRAPLRHMAGYAELLQKKASSVLDDKSNHYMVMILDSAKRMGDLIDDLLAFSRIGRAETQKTVFDLTQLVKEALTEVQQDSEGRNIAWNIGTLPEFYGDRSMLRLVMVNLLSNAIKFTRTRPQAEIEIGCANGSAEDLVIFVRDNGVGFDMKYVNKLFGVFQRLHQSDAFEGTGIGLATVQRVIHRHGGKVWAEGVVDGGATFYFSAPRPRGQLWRA; encoded by the coding sequence ATGGCGCTAATTTTGGCCCGGCCGAATCTCCAATTGCAGTTTGCACGTTCCCCTGTGCTGCGCTACGGTCTTGCGGTCACTTCCTTCGTTATTGTCCTGAGCTTGGCGCTTCTGGCGCAGCGTTACGGTTTCCACAACGTGGAGGTGCCGCTATTCCTGTTTGCCATTGCCGTAACTGTCTGGTACGCAGGAGCCGGACCTGCGATTCTTGCGGTTGTACTTTCGAGTCTGGCGTTCGACTACTTCTTTACTGAACCTCGGTACAGCCTCTACGTTAAGAGTTCTGAGATCCCGTACTATGCTGTCTACATACTATTTGCGTTACTTCTAGTCTGGTTCAGCGCAGTCCGGCGCCGCGTTGAACAACAGCTTCTGGAATCCCGTGACGAACTCCAGAGGGAAGTGACGATACGAACCCAACAGGCCAGCCTGCTCAATCTCACGCATGACACTATTTTTGTGCGTGATATGAGTAATGTCATTTCGTATTGGAATCGAGGGGCTGAGGAATTGTATGGGTGGAGGGCAGAAGAGGCAATCGGGAAGGAGAGTTACCAACTCTTGCTGACAGAGTTTCCGGTACCGATCGAAGAAATTCGCACGGAGTTGCTGCGCACCGGCCGCTGGGAAGGCGAGCTCCGGAAGTCCAAAGCCGACGGATCCAAAGTAGTGGTGGCAAGCCGATGGTCTCTGCGCCAGGATGAGCAGGGGCGGCCAGTTGCGATCCTGGAAACGAACAATGACATCACGGAACGCAAGCGCCGGGAGGAAGATATTCAAAGCCTCAACCAGGAACTTGCAATGCGCTCCACGGAACTCGAATCCATCAACAAAGAACTTGAAGCGTTTGCCTATTCCATTTCGCACGACCTGCGTGCCCCCCTTCGGCATATGGCAGGCTATGCGGAGTTGCTTCAAAAGAAGGCTTCTTCGGTTCTAGATGATAAGAGCAACCACTATATGGTGATGATTCTCGATTCGGCTAAGCGTATGGGCGATCTGATTGACGATCTGCTGGCATTTTCGAGGATTGGGCGGGCTGAAACGCAAAAGACAGTGTTTGACCTGACGCAGCTCGTAAAAGAGGCGCTTACCGAAGTTCAGCAAGATTCAGAGGGACGCAACATTGCCTGGAATATCGGGACATTGCCGGAATTCTATGGGGACCGTTCGATGTTGAGGCTTGTGATGGTGAATCTACTCTCGAATGCTATTAAATTCACGCGCACGCGCCCTCAGGCCGAGATCGAGATCGGATGCGCCAATGGAAGCGCAGAGGACTTAGTTATATTTGTCAGGGACAACGGAGTGGGCTTTGATATGAAGTATGTCAATAAGCTGTTTGGCGTGTTTCAACGGCTGCATCAGTCGGATGCATTTGAAGGAACTGGCATTGGACTGGCTACGGTTCAACGGGTTATACATCGTCACGGAGGGAAGGTCTGGGCCGAGGGCGTGGTTGACGGCGGCGCGACTTTCTATTTCTCAGCTCCGAGACCACGAGGGCAATTATGGAGAGCATGA
- a CDS encoding YXWGXW repeat-containing protein: MKVFRSARLFFLAALLCLVPASSFAGVFISIGIAPPVLPVYVQPPCPYDGYMWTPGYWAYGDDGYYWVPGAWVPVPTPGYLWTPPYWGFEGGHYLFHEGYWGPHIGYYGGVNYGFGYMGVGFAGGEWRGGHFFYNTAIVHVGGGFHNTYVNETIVHNTTVINNNHVAYSGGPGGIQHQPTAEERTAMSERHVAPTAAQQQHIAAAAHDPQQHFNANHGHPATVAAARPMTAPAHTQSAMQNHPAQAARPAMGNTPQAHTQMAPANQSRPAAESRPAPAAHTAPAARPQMESRPAPAAQSRPAPQSHSEPQSRPAPKPSGGEKPHGHGR, from the coding sequence ATGAAAGTGTTTCGCTCTGCACGTCTTTTCTTTCTCGCGGCTCTGCTTTGCCTCGTTCCGGCATCTTCTTTTGCTGGAGTGTTCATCAGCATCGGAATTGCACCACCGGTACTGCCGGTATACGTGCAGCCACCCTGCCCATATGACGGGTATATGTGGACGCCTGGATACTGGGCTTATGGAGACGATGGCTATTACTGGGTACCAGGCGCGTGGGTGCCTGTTCCTACGCCGGGATACCTCTGGACGCCTCCGTACTGGGGCTTTGAAGGCGGGCACTATCTCTTCCATGAAGGCTATTGGGGACCGCATATCGGCTACTACGGTGGCGTGAACTATGGGTTTGGCTACATGGGCGTGGGATTTGCCGGCGGCGAATGGCGCGGCGGCCATTTCTTCTATAACACGGCCATCGTGCACGTCGGCGGAGGGTTCCATAACACCTACGTCAATGAGACGATCGTTCACAACACGACCGTCATCAACAACAATCATGTTGCCTACTCTGGCGGCCCCGGCGGCATTCAGCATCAGCCGACGGCTGAGGAGCGAACGGCGATGAGCGAGCGTCACGTGGCTCCGACGGCGGCGCAGCAGCAGCACATTGCAGCGGCGGCGCACGATCCACAGCAGCACTTCAACGCCAACCATGGGCACCCGGCGACAGTTGCGGCTGCGAGGCCGATGACGGCTCCGGCGCACACGCAATCGGCGATGCAGAATCACCCGGCGCAGGCAGCACGGCCCGCAATGGGCAACACACCGCAGGCGCATACGCAAATGGCGCCGGCTAACCAGTCGCGGCCTGCTGCGGAGTCTCGCCCGGCGCCAGCCGCACACACGGCACCGGCAGCACGTCCTCAAATGGAGTCCAGGCCTGCGCCAGCAGCGCAGTCCCGTCCGGCTCCCCAATCCCATTCGGAGCCGCAGTCGCGCCCGGCGCCTAAACCATCCGGCGGTGAAAAGCCGCACGGACATGGTCGCTAA